The sequence below is a genomic window from Sebastes fasciatus isolate fSebFas1 chromosome 11, fSebFas1.pri, whole genome shotgun sequence.
agaagaagaagaagaagaagaagcagaagcagtACTTACTGAACTTTCCCCACCATGTCCAATAGTTTTTCATGGATAACTTGTACAACTTCAAAGCTGGAACAAACAAGGGGAGAGTTCATCAGTATTTCAGCGCAGCCTCAGCTCATTAAATGGAACTTCACAGAAGCTTTTAAAAAGGGGGGAGTAGAAGTATACCTTTTATTGGATGTAACTGAATAGACCAGAATGTAACCGTTGATATCTATGGAGTAGGTCTGTGGGAAGATGGAGTACTCATCCTATAGAGACAGACATTGTGAAGAGATTAGTGTGCAAAGTTACAGGTTTGGAATaaaaagaattaaaagtaaTTCTGACTAATTAACGAAGCAGAATTAACACCAAACTGCGAAATAACACAATCATAACAACCCATATTTAATCATACCTGTCCTGCTGTGTCTACCAGCTGAAGATGGTACTCTTGTCCATTTATTGTGATCATTTTAGTAAATGCTGCAgttaaaagaaaagacaaattaaacaataataatgacaaattaaacatatttatggatgaagagaaagaaacgtctttttaaaataagtcAGAAATACTACACCATCTCTACTATATACAGCACTATACTGTATCTTCATTACTCTACGTTTTCAGTGTGCACATCTCCTTATGGATCCATTTTGGTAGCACTGAGTTCATCCAACACAGGAATGTCAATATCTGCCTGGAGATGGGTCACATTATCTACAGCGCTGCCTGCAGCATCTCGCTGACACTCCACTTTATGTTAACCATCCAGAGATTATTTATAGATACAGACCACACACTCGAGAAACGCGGGGCGATATGCGAGCGTACATGtcgggaaaaagaaaaacagcctaCAGGTAAAGTTTAGACTCAAATCTCTGGAGTGTCTGGGAATATGTGCGTTTAGGACGTTGATGAATTACTGTATTTTATCTCATTCGGCACAATGTACCGTTATAGTAGCTTCAAGCACAGCTCCCTCTCTAAGCCTTTTCCAAGTTTATTCCACTAAAGGTTCAACTCTGACCAAACACCAGCTGATTTCTCCAAAGTTCCTCGAAAGAAAGttttctctttgtggttgaaAGTGTGGAAACTGAGCTGGTGTAGTGTTTGGACACATTGGTTTAGAGGGAACATCACGACCGCCCTGCTTGGTAACAATTCTTTCTTTCAGTGAAATCATGTTATAGAGTTATCAGGATGCACCGTTGAGATGTCTACACTGATGATAATAAGCAATGTTATAATAATTAACCATGTGCTTCTATTTGTTGCCTGGATAGTGTGTATTTTCGGGGCCTTGGAACAATGGGCATTTGTTTTCGCTGTAACggactgtcggacaaatggggCTTTTTTTGGTCCAATGGGACAGTTTTCGGACTATTGGTGTTTTGGAATAACAATGGGTCGGCTTCTTCTCAATACCCAATAATGTACAACAAACactactacctcaacaaccaaattaaCGACAATATACGGCTTGAGATTTGCTGGGATacgatgaagatggtaatgtagctgatgTACTTGCTAATGTTATATGTTGTCCACGGAACGAggctagccacaacagctaGCGTTAGAATCACATTTTGGGTctgattagtttatgtattgtgtagttaacaTTAGCCCTTTGGACATTCTCTGTCTGGGTAGGTTTTTGTTGTGTAGAGTGGACATGGCactatttaggaggaaactcattGGGCCGCATTGATGAAAATGTAACACGGCAACGCAATTAATTCGCACCGGACCCGGTGTGCATTGTTGTCGATGCAGAAAATTTGCATGCAGATTTTCCATATTTCTGCACCGCATTTTCACATCACACagctttaaatcattttttaagcTGAATTGCCAAAACTTCTCTGggtccagcttctcaaatatgaggatctgtggcttttctttgttttacataATTGTAACTGAAATATTCTTGAGttttggtcaaacaaaacaaaaatattgacGCCACCAAGgactattttttgacattttataaacccaAACAATtattcaataatgaaaataatcattagttgcagcctgaCAGCATGTATTACATGAAAAACTCCTAGTGAATATCGTGATATACAACCATCTGTTATCATGTGACCGCAACTCCATACATAGGTCACGTGATAACAACTAAACCATCTCTGTGGCAACTGAGCAACTCCATCCACTGAGAAAGGGAACAAGATGTACTGTAGCTGAAAGCCTTGGAAACACAGTAAGTGGACCCTGGgatgagatttatttttgtcaaacAACAATTATAATATTGATTTCAACCATATGTGAGCAGTCATCTTTTGTGGAGTTTTTTTCCTTAACAGAAACAATTACTAGTCTGAGGATAGAGGATTGTCACATGTTCAGATTGTAAATCCTTTGGAGACAAATTTGTGACTTTGgggttatataaataaaattaaacaaaatcagCTCTCTGATAGCCAAACATGATTTTACGCATGAATAACTGATGAATCAAATCAGCTAACGTGTCAAAGGGTAATACAGCCGGCCCTCTACCTCACATATTGGCATAAAAAAGAGATGCAATGACACACAAGTGTCAAGATATCTGTCGGGGTTTCCCGCAGTGTTTCACCACCTTGCCTGAAGACCACCTCcataaaaacttcataaaaaatatacactTTTACGAAAAAGGGGAAAGGGACTTTCaagggaacagtgtgtaacatttcggggatctattagcagaaatagaatataatattcataactatgttttcattagtgtttaatcacctgaaactaagaataaaGAAGTGTTAtgatggtaaggatgacctctgagagaggcgaacggcgttaccacggttttgcactcggcggctcatgttaccacagtcttggaaagggaggagtgagcagagggctactcagttggttgcaatctgctaccacaacactagatgccgccaaattctACGCACTGTCCCTTTACATACTGCAAAAGCTATTACCGGTATATTCAAGGGTGGCTATTGTTTAGGCTGTCATCTACTAACTAAGAGGAGATGTATCAGGATCTGAGTGGCTTACCACTTCAACTAAACTGTttcctgcctgtgtgtgtatggagCTGCAACAGTCCACAAAATCCCCACTTACTGTTTTCTATTGTTGGGTCATAGGAGTCCACGAACTGGCCTTCCACAAACTGAATTGTCAAGGAGGACTTTcctgcaaaacacacaaagggGTATTGTTGACAGGGAGTCTTTACATGCTAGAATATCACTGGAAATGTGGAAACAAGGCAAAcatgagcatggctcacataccccagCTCTCTGCTTGACTCCTGCTAAAATAGGGCCAAAgattttgcccttttggaaaaatttAGAAAGATTTGGTCACCCTGGACTTTTAAACCTCAAAAGGCACAACCAGACCACAcggtcaaccatcataccacaTTTGAAtgatgcgttaacgcaaatttgttttaacgccaccaatttctttaacgcattaaggttttttaaactcattttttttttttttgcagtttggggcaagtcatagtcaagtcagcacactgacacactgacagctgttgttgtctgttgggctgcagtttgccatgtcatgatttgagcatattattttatgctaaatgcagtacctgtgagggtttctggacaatatttgtaattgttttgtgttgttaactgatttccaataataaatatatacatacatttgcataaagcaaccaTATTTGCCTatactccaatgttgataagagtactaaatacttgacaaatctctctttaaggtacattttgaacagatacaaaatatgataatatatataatcacgattaactatggaacaatcatgccattaatcgtgattaaacaattaaatcgattgacagccctgaattTACAAGTGTATTTGACAGggataataaaacataaacttCAATACTTCTGATACAGAGATATAGCTAAAAGCAAAGACTGTGGCTCATATATcacaatgtgaaaaaaataatatcattACAATATGAACTACTAAACTTcacaaaatacacaatacaAAACCCTTTATTATTAATAGCATGGGAGATGTTTTACTACATCAGCTCATCATAGTGTAGGCAACCATCAACACAATACACGTCTCTAAGGGGATATTACAGAGGTTTTACAGGCGTTGGTGCTGATATATGCTGGCTGGGCCTTTCTTTCTATCTGCGTGTGCCATCTTGCCATCCATCCTGCACATCCCAGTTTCAGCGTATACAAAAATGCGCTCCTTTGCGAGGAAATAAAACCGCACAGTTTAATGCGTCAAATCCTGGTGCTCCTCCAGGCCTTCACAAAACATTGCACTGACTGACTAAAGCAGGGTTACTGATGAAAATCACTAAGaatgtaaaaatacatatatgttgAAGGCCTCATGTGATAAAAACCCAGCAAGGCCACGCATCACCTGGTGGCGCTCATTCGCCCTCTGTGAGATGTTGCATGACAGCTACTCCCTAGAATTTAAGTTTATTATAGGAGGCGCGCATAATGGTctcaaatttacaagaaaaaggcCGCTGAAATTGAGCCTCAAGCGTCGCATCCGAGGCACTTAAGGTGTAATTTATTTCTCTGCGTCCTCTTGGAACTCACCTACGGATCTGTACCCGAGGATGGCGATTTTTCGTGATTTGGGCTGCGGCATAACTCGTCCTGGTTATCGCATCTAGTCCTCGGGGTGTACCGCAACCTCCAACCGGAATGGCATCCAAATTCAAGGAGCGCAGAGATTCCACATACAGCCTCCCACTCAGATGACAGCAggaattcttcttcttttctttttgctttttttttctatgaggatttttttttgacGTCCCTGGCTTGGAAAATGAGCGTTATTTCAGGTGGATATTAAAAAAGCATGGAGTATCTATAGATCTACAATAACTGCGTCACTCCCCTTTGCAATGTAATGAATTAGTAATTACTGCTGCGTCCTAATTGGCTGCTCGCGGAGCGGAGGAGGGCGTCGGTGCCTGTTGTAAAGCTCTGATTGGATGAGACAGCTGCTCGTCAAGTAGCAGTGGAAGTGTTCCTGGATTATGATTGGCTGCTACGCGCGTTGGTGACATGCTGGGTGGTCAGGTGCAATGTCGTTCATATCTGTAGGGTCAGGGAGCAGAGAGACACTGACATTACTGCTCCAATGGAGACACTACAACACATAGAATTCATCATTCACTTCCCATAGTGGTTATATAGTAGTCCTACCATGAAAGAGCCTCAAATAAGATCACTAGTAGTACATTTACTCTGATTTTGCCTTGTGtgttgctatttatttatttttccatgtatttatttctgtatttattcatttattcttgtatttatttatacatgtatttatgcaattttcttttctttttttctttctttcttttgattTGAATCTGACCCGCTGAACTTTACTCCatgtcatcctctctctcccacAACTGTCACTGCCTCTGTCAAATCAAGGCAAAAACAGCcaaaaggtaaagaaaacatagatgaacaaaaatgtaaaaataaaataacatttaattttatatttcctgtttaattatcaactttatttatttattccaacatttattcatatatttcagcatttacttatttttatttatttatttttccatgtatttatttctgtatttattaatttattcttgtatttatttatatttattattttattaatttattcttgtgattatttatacatttattcttttcttttttattattttttttgtttgtttgtttatttatttatttatttcagcatcagCAACAAAATACATGTGAAGGTGGAACGCTCAGTTAGCTCACTTTGTAGACtcaacttttatttaattatttcaatatttattcatttatttccatatatatttcagcatttatttatttattttccatgtatttatttctgtatttattcatttattcttgtatttatttatgcatttatttctgcaattttcatccaatcactgaaaaatgcaattcttgcagaaatctccaaatgtcaaaatgtttttgataccaaaacacagcatggctttttctatggtgttcctcaaggtcttggtgttttaatgtggtattttagagggatcattgatcattttgatcaattcaagtgataaaaaatggttaaatttagcaccaaatctgtgtaaaaaaTGTGATCAACCCAAAAACTGCTGCAATAACTTATGAGACAAATAGAGCATgagaatggccatcatatacagTACTTCCATcttaatgttctaaacccttaaaCACTTTCAAAGTGTattttcaaattaatcttcaggttcccagctttcagatgatgtacaccacttctacagacgtaggcaaaattgttggtacccttccgttaaagaaagaaaaacccacaatggtcactgaaataacttgaaactgacaaaagtttaaaataaataaataaataaaaatgtactgaaaattaactaatgaaaatcagctgttgcttttgaattgtggttcaacagaatcattttaaaaaacaaactaatgaaactggcctggacaaaaatgacggtactcttaacttaatatttagttgcacaaccttttgaggcaatcactgcaaacaagcaatttctgtaactctcaatgagacttctgcacctgtcgacaggtatgttggcccactcctcttgagcaaactgctctagctgtctcaggtttgaagggtgccttctccagattgcatgtttcagctccttccacagatgttcaataggatttagatcagggctcatagaaggccacttcagaacagtccaatgttttgttcttagccattcttgggtgtttttagctgtgttttgggtcattatcctgttggaggacccatgacctgcgacggagaccaagctttctgacactgggcagcatatttcgctccagaatgccttgatagtcttgagatttcattgtacccggcacagattcaagacaccctgtgccagatgcagcaaagcagccccataacataaccgagcctcctccatgtttcactgtaggtacagtgttcttttctttggatgcttcatctcttcgtctgtgaacatagagctgatgtgacttgccaaaaagctccagttttgtctcatctgtccaaaggacattctcccagaagctttgtggcttgtcaatatgcattttggaaaattccagtctcgcttttttatgatttgctttCAAcagtggtgtcctcctcggtcgtcttccattaagtccactttggctcaaacagcgacggatggtgcgatctgacactgatgtaccttgaccttggagttcacctctaatctctttggaagttgttctgggctctttggttaccattcgtattatccgtctcttcaatttgtcatcaattttcctcttgcggccacgtccagggaggtaggctacagtcccatggaccctaaacttctgaataatatgtgcaactgtagtcacaggaacatcaagctgcttggagatggtcctatagcctttacctttaacatgcttgtcaataattttctttctcatctcctgagacaactctctccttagctttctgtggtccatgttcagtgtggtacacaccatgataccaaacagcacagtgactacttttcaccctttaaataggcagactgactgattacaagtttgaagacacctgtgatgctaattacaggacacaccttagtttaatatgtccctatggtcaaattattttcaatcttttctagggctaccataatttttgtccaggccagtttcatcagtttgttttttaaaatgattctgttgaaccacaattcaaaagcaacagctgattttcattagttcattttcagtaaatttttatttattattacttttgtcagtttcaagttatttcagtgaccattgtggggttttctttctttaacggaagagtaccaacaattttgcctacgtctgtatgtgacatctactgttgacctgctatctccctctaaaCACTCCCTGAACCCCcgttaaaaagacaaaaatgggtctatgaaAAAGAGGGATGGAGTGCAAAAGGTTAAGAAGATTCCTGTTAACCCAACATCAGTAGGTGACATAACACAGGATCATTTTACatgttgagtatttttttttatttaactgaaTTCAACATGAAAGCAGTGGAGTGTAGAAAGTGTGGTGCTGAAGGCGGGTTCAGTGTGCCGAGTGGACTGCTGTGCTGCTGGAGCTTCCTCACATCACATTGGCTGTGTGATGCTGCTGGCTTTGTGTGGTTTGGTTGACGTCCACTCTCAGGGGGATCCAGGAAGAGTCCTGCCCtgtgagatgaaaaaaaagtcaggaaTGTGGATCTTTCTCTCAGTCTGCTCTCACTGTCTCCCAAACTTCAGCTATAATAGTGAATTATGAAGTGTTGGCCTGCAGACAAATTCATGTCTAAATAAATCTGCATTAATCAGTAGTGTCACAGCTTATCTGAGTCTAGAAAACAAGTGTAGGCTTCATCTTTAACACTATTGAAGCAATGGGACATTATTAAAGATGGTATAAGAATCATTAGCATGCTAGCTTTAGCCACTTTATGTCACTGCTGCTACTTTTGTAATCTTAAAAGAGCAGTTCAACATTTTCGAAACACGCTAATTCACATTCTTGCAGAcagttagatgagaggattgataccactcatcTTACTGTTGGCTAGAAAGCGAAtatgcatatttcccaaaattcccaactattcctttaatgtgcAGCTTACTTAGTGCACGAAAACACAGGCGTTCACTTCTGTTCAATCCTTCTTGTGGTCCGTCATCCATCTGACCTGGTCGGAAATAAGCATTACTTCTCTGTCGTGAAGGAGCCGCTGAACTACAGGAACACTCAGCGGTGGTGGAGTAAGATAAGAGTAGAGAACAATAGATAATGGTGAGTAAGACAGACAAATCACCTCTGAACTTCTAAATAAGAATCCATACACTATGTAGTTTACACAATCTGTCTTTATGTCACAGcctattttaagaaaaaacaagttTAGATGATAACATATATGGCTGTCTCTAATGTATATTCAAAAGCTCATACCTTTTTCATCCATtgaacagcagcagctcaggtGGTTTTAATGGGTTAACAGGAGAGAACAAAAGATAATGGTTGatgaaacagataaataatgtttGAATAACAAAATAAGTGATATTAGGTGCAGAAATAGTGTGTAGCTTCTTTAGATCGCAGCCTATTCTAAGTCACTTTCTTTACAATTCAGAAGCTCATACTTACCTTCTTCGTCTGAGCCTCAGATGGAGTAAGATGGAGTCAGATGGAGTTAGAGGAAAGAACGAAAAATAATGATGAGTAAAACAGTCAAATAAGGTTAAGTgatattatatgtataaatagGTC
It includes:
- the rheb gene encoding GTP-binding protein Rheb encodes the protein MPQPKSRKIAILGYRSVGKSSLTIQFVEGQFVDSYDPTIENTFTKMITINGQEYHLQLVDTAGQDEYSIFPQTYSIDINGYILVYSVTSNKSFEVVQVIHEKLLDMVGKVQVPIMLVGNKNDLHMERVISCEEGKALAESWNAAFMESSAKENQTAVEVFRRMILEAEKMDGGVQPGKTSCSMM